The genomic stretch ggagttccaggctcctaacctcagccttggcccagccctggctgctgtaggcattgggggagtgacccagtgggtgaGTGATAACGTGGGCCCCAGGTGCTCCAGTACTGGGGCAATTCAGGTgcatcagtggggagctggaccagaagtggtgcagctaagacttgaaccggAGCTCTGATAGtgacagggaaagcagcagcttagcctgctgcaccataAAAGCCTCTTGCTTCTTGCCAGAGTGAGTGTCCACTCACTCCCTGGACACCATGTGTAATGTCAGGCACCACAGGCTGTAGACCCAGGTGAGGGCAGAGAATGAGGTTTGTGCCAGCCAGTTGGGGTCCAGATGCTCTCCCCATGGAGAGAGGGCAGGTGTGTTTTGGGATAGCCCCACCAGGCCCTGCAAGAGCTGGTCGGTGGGAGCCAGGGAGAAGGCCTAGTCACTCTAGACAAAAGTATATGCCCAGGAGACCCGGCCCTGCCCTCGGGAATCCCATGGGCTGGGGTCTGAAGAAGAggctgctggtgcttgcaggtgcagAGGGGTGCAGGCAGGAAGGGGATGGGTGGGAGAGGTGAGGTCGGGAGtgtggctgggaggaggcagaggagaccAGGCAAGGCTGGGGAGGGCAGAACAGGCAGCCTCACCTGTGTGGGATGGTGAAGGGGACGAAGGAGGAGTGGCGAAAGAGCTCCAGGATAAAGGCCTCCAGGTAGGGCAGCTTGGGACGGTCAGAGAGCTGGGGTTTGCGGGCCCTGCCAATCACGGTGTctgcagagaagcagggagagcttGGAGCTGCTGCTGGGATGCTCCTTGGCACCCTTGCCATGCTAGGTTGTGCCTGCTCCCCTGAAGCCCCACACCCCAAGCCCAACTCGACCCCACCAGCTGTGGGGACAAAGGTGGGCCTTGCTCTATGGGCTGAACTGACACTGGGCAGGTGCATTGCAGGTATGTGTGGATGACCAAGGCCTTACCGCAGGGTCCGGCAGCACCACCTAcccagctccttctggatctTTCTCTGAATCTGGGGCTTTGTCACCAGGTACATGATGCTCCACGAGAGGGCTGTGGTGATGGTGTCGAACCCTGGGCAGTGTAGGgtgcagggagggagagatgaaggAGACTCGCATCTTCCAAGCACCTGCCAGCTGCATCTTCCTGAGACCCCAGCTCATGGGATTCCCGAGGGTAGGGTAGAGCCTCCTAGGCATTGGCTTGGGACATTGACATCAGCGTcagctccccaaatggtcacaacagccaggagccaggagccagctgaagccaggagtccagacattcctctgggtctcccctgagtgttctgggacccaagcacttgagccatcctttgctgctactttcccaggtatattaacagggaactggaccagacatggagcagcagagacttgaactaACACCTTTAGGGATGCTCttattgcaggtggaagcttaacctattatgccatggcaccaacccCAAGAGCATCCTATGTTGTCAGATGGGGCAACTGAGGCACCGAGGAGGAGATGGAGCCAGAGGAGCATTTTgcatggggagttggtggcacagTCTGGGCAGAGGTGCCCAGCAGGCACCTGTGGCTAAAGGGACAGGTCTCTGGCTCGTACCAGCTCCGAAGATGTCGTTGACCAAGTTAGTGATCTTCTCCCGTGGAATGAGGCCACCATTTTCTGTGGAGCTCTTTTCGCAGTGCTTGAACAGGGCACCCGTGATGTCCTGGATGCTGTCCTGGAGGGTCACAGGCTTAGGGCACCCACAGCAGGTCTTtggccctcccacccctgccctgtgctCCTGGCAGCGGGGTGGGGCTCACAGCAGGGAGGCTGATCCAGTTCCAAAGCAGGAAGAGGTGTGGTGTGAAGAGGGAAGCAGGCAACAGGAGAGCTGGGGATCAGCCTGTATCAGGGTTCAGGTTCCTGAAGGACAAAAGCCTTCCCCCCtacaccaccccaccccctgccgaCAGCAAAGGCACCCCCACCCTCTGCTGGGACCCTgatagggaaggaggagggatgcAGATGCCTAGGCTCAGCTTGGAGGCGTGGTTGGTCCTAGGCCATGTGGCTGCATCAGCGGGCCAGGGGTCCCAGATCACCTGCCACTGGGCTCACCTTGTCGAAGTCCTGATAGTGCTCCTGGACTGTTCTCTGCAGGAACTGCAGGATCCTGTTGTTAAAGTGCTTGTACTTCTGCAGGGTGGGATTGGGCAGATAACGCAGAAAGGGGAAGAAATCCACAAGGTTGCCAGATGAGGCTGACTCCACAAAAATACTGCTGTTCCGCACAAGGTCCAGCATCTCCTCGCTCTCCTTGGGGAAGTGCCGGCCAAAGAGCATGGCCCCGATGACGTTGGCCACAGATGATACCAGGTGATCATAGGGGTCGAAGCGCCCCGTCTTTGCCATCAGCTCCTGGAACTTGCCGATGAGGTGCTCGGCCTCCTGGCTCACGTGCTCCTCCATGTAGCAGGAGTTAGAGGACACAGGGTCAGAGGCCAGGGAGAAACTCTTCAGGGAGTCTTGGGCCAGGCGCCTGCGGGCAGCCCACACGGGCCCCGTGTCCGGGCTGAAGGACATGCTCTGGCCATTGGTGATGAAGGAGGAGCTGTAGAGGTCCGGCCGGCCCTTGAAATCGTCGGCCTGCCGCACCAGCGCCTGCTTGACCGTGTTCAGGCCACTGAGCACCACAACGGGTGTAGAGCCCAGGCGGATCTGAAACACATCTCCATAGCGCCGGCTCAGCCGTGTCAGCGCCAGGTGTGGGTTCTTGCCCAGGGTCAGCACATGCCCCAGCAGGGGCCATCCCCAGGGCCCTGGCAGACTCTTCAGGCCTTTGGGGACCTGAGGTCTCCTAGCTCTCACCACCCAGAACACCAGGCAGAagatggcagatgccaggagCAGCTCCGTGGCCGAGAGGGAGACAGTCAGAGCCATTGCCATCTgtagggagggaggcagagagaggaggggccATCCATCTGTGTCCTCACTTGGGCTCTGAGCTGTGTCCACGCTGCAGCCTACAGAGCAGCCATTGCCCACAGTTGGATGGTACAGACAGCTCAgcacagctgcctgtccccaacccaatgtgtgtgtgtgtgtgtgtgtgtgtgtgtgtgtgtgtttatggttGGCTTCTGATTTGGTTCCTGTTCACATCCAGGAGAAGGGAGCTTGGCCACCATCAAGGTCCCAGGGTGGGGTAAACAGCCTGGGGCACACCTCCTCTGTACACCCCGTGGTCATCACCAGGTAAGATTCCCCCTCCgtccccacacatacacacaccagggaTGAGTCTGTCTGCCATTGCCTGGGAGGCTGGGGTTTGGGCAGCAGACATCAGGACCC from Ochotona princeps isolate mOchPri1 chromosome 6, mOchPri1.hap1, whole genome shotgun sequence encodes the following:
- the LOC131480511 gene encoding cytochrome P450 1A2-like, with protein sequence MAMALTVSLSATELLLASAIFCLVFWVVRARRPQVPKGLKSLPGPWGWPLLGHVLTLGKNPHLALTRLSRRYGDVFQIRLGSTPVVVLSGLNTVKQALVRQADDFKGRPDLYSSSFITNGQSMSFSPDTGPVWAARRRLAQDSLKSFSLASDPVSSNSCYMEEHVSQEAEHLIGKFQELMAKTGRFDPYDHLVSSVANVIGAMLFGRHFPKESEEMLDLVRNSSIFVESASSGNLVDFFPFLRYLPNPTLQKYKHFNNRILQFLQRTVQEHYQDFDKDSIQDITGALFKHCEKSSTENGGLIPREKITNLVNDIFGAGFDTITTALSWSIMYLVTKPQIQRKIQKELDTVIGRARKPQLSDRPKLPYLEAFILELFRHSSFVPFTIPHSTTRDTTLNGFHIPKDSCVFINQWQINHDPKVWGDPSEFRPERFLTTSGAALNKPLSEKVMLFGMGKRRCIGETLGRWEVFLFLAILLQRLEFSVPPGLPVDLTPIYGLTMKHPHCKHVQATLRFSTQ